In Paracoccus jeotgali, the following are encoded in one genomic region:
- a CDS encoding metal-dependent hydrolase has protein sequence MKLTWLGHASWRIEIEQAVILIDPWVKDSPVFPAERRDEALAGATHILMTHGHFDHATDAPGIAKELGIPVAGIFDLMQYWEKHHGIEVIGFNKGGTVDLGGASVTMVNATHSSSFADGDGRPVYAGHESGYMIAGEGRVIYHSGDTDIMADMEWMGDLHKPDIGILSVGGHFTMDPARAAYAARRWFDFDSIVCSHYRTFPALEPDISPLKALKARLIEPEIMQSFTP, from the coding sequence ATGAAACTGACCTGGCTGGGCCACGCAAGCTGGCGGATCGAGATCGAGCAGGCGGTGATCCTGATCGACCCCTGGGTAAAGGACAGCCCGGTCTTTCCGGCCGAACGCCGCGACGAGGCGCTGGCGGGCGCGACCCATATCCTGATGACCCACGGTCATTTCGACCACGCCACCGACGCCCCCGGCATCGCGAAAGAGCTGGGCATCCCCGTCGCGGGCATCTTCGATCTGATGCAATACTGGGAAAAGCATCACGGGATCGAGGTGATCGGCTTCAACAAGGGCGGCACCGTCGATCTGGGGGGCGCGTCTGTCACCATGGTCAACGCGACGCACTCATCCTCGTTCGCGGATGGGGATGGGCGGCCGGTCTATGCCGGGCACGAATCCGGCTACATGATCGCGGGCGAGGGGCGGGTGATCTATCACTCGGGCGACACCGACATCATGGCCGACATGGAATGGATGGGCGATCTGCACAAACCCGATATCGGCATCCTCTCGGTCGGCGGGCATTTCACCATGGACCCGGCGCGGGCCGCCTATGCGGCGCGGCGCTGGTTCGATTTCGACAGCATCGTCTGCTCGCATTACCGGACCTTCCCGGCGCTGGAACCCGACATCTCGCCCCTGAAGGCGCTGAAGGCGCGGCTGATCGAACCCGAGATCATGCAAAGCTTCACCCCCTGA
- a CDS encoding PAS domain-containing protein gives MSDDVNQPPTEAGPAATSGAGRGGTGPGDLTRIEGRRPLAPPGAPDAPQDGPPETRSRRGIRLAADRWPDPARVAETMRQYWNSLRQGRAVPDRADVEPRGIREVLDYAFILERIAPGAARFRLAGSHLVDLMGMEVRGMPVCSVLNPDSRGRFSDVLESVFKAPQTAELTLRAEASYGRPVLVGRMLLLPLKSDLGDVTRALGCLATQGQIGRGPRRFDMTGETVAPLIQGARALPPGPGATGFGEEPLPWRPPMLSRPPREPLRPDATPEERRARFRVIEGPED, from the coding sequence ATGAGTGATGATGTGAACCAGCCCCCGACCGAGGCGGGACCGGCCGCAACCAGCGGCGCGGGCCGTGGCGGCACTGGTCCGGGCGATTTGACGCGGATCGAGGGGCGGCGGCCCCTTGCGCCGCCGGGCGCGCCTGACGCGCCGCAGGACGGGCCGCCTGAAACGCGGTCGCGACGGGGCATCCGGCTGGCGGCGGATCGCTGGCCCGACCCGGCCCGCGTGGCCGAGACGATGCGACAATATTGGAACAGTCTGCGACAGGGCCGCGCCGTCCCCGACCGCGCCGATGTCGAGCCGCGCGGGATTCGCGAGGTGCTGGATTATGCCTTCATTCTGGAACGGATCGCGCCCGGTGCGGCGCGGTTTCGGCTGGCGGGCAGCCATCTCGTCGATCTGATGGGGATGGAGGTGCGCGGGATGCCGGTCTGTTCGGTCCTGAACCCCGACAGCCGGGGGCGGTTCTCGGATGTGCTCGAATCGGTCTTCAAGGCACCGCAGACCGCCGAACTGACCCTGCGGGCCGAGGCCAGCTATGGGCGCCCGGTGCTGGTCGGGCGGATGCTGCTGCTGCCGCTGAAATCGGATCTGGGCGATGTGACCCGGGCGCTTGGCTGTCTGGCGACGCAGGGCCAGATCGGGCGCGGGCCGCGCCGCTTCGACATGACCGGCGAGACGGTGGCCCCGCTGATCCAGGGTGCGCGTGCCCTGCCCCCCGGCCCCGGCGCCACCGGCTTTGGCGAGGAACCGCTGCCGTGGCGCCCCCCGATGCTCTCCCGCCCCCCGCGCGAGCCGCTGCGCCCTGATGCCACGCCCGAAGAGCGCCGCGCGCGGTTCCGGGTGATCGAGGGGCCAGAGGACTGA
- a CDS encoding gamma carbonic anhydrase family protein: MIWELDGVTPQIADDVWIAPDAQIIGRVVIEPGASIWWGAVLRGDNDEIRIGRGSNIQDLSCIHTDPGFPVHVGENVTVGHRAMLHGCVIGSGSLIGMGATVLNGARIGEGSLIGAQALVSEGKEIASRVLVMGAPARTVRDIDDAQYQALLGSAQSYCDKSARYLRGLKPVDRAQG, from the coding sequence ATGATCTGGGAACTGGACGGGGTGACGCCCCAAATCGCCGACGATGTCTGGATCGCGCCCGACGCGCAGATCATCGGGCGCGTGGTGATCGAACCGGGCGCGAGCATCTGGTGGGGCGCCGTGCTGCGCGGCGACAATGACGAGATCCGCATCGGCCGCGGCTCGAACATCCAGGACCTGTCCTGCATCCACACCGATCCCGGTTTTCCCGTGCATGTGGGCGAGAATGTGACCGTGGGCCACCGCGCCATGCTGCATGGCTGCGTGATCGGGTCCGGCTCGCTGATCGGGATGGGGGCCACGGTGCTGAACGGCGCCCGCATTGGCGAGGGCTCGCTGATCGGCGCGCAGGCGCTGGTCTCCGAGGGCAAAGAGATCGCCTCGCGCGTGCTGGTCATGGGCGCCCCGGCGCGGACCGTGCGTGACATCGACGACGCGCAATATCAGGCGCTGCTGGGCTCAGCGCAGTCCTATTGCGACAAATCGGCGCGGTATCTGCGCGGGTTGAAGCCGGTGGACAGGGCGCAGGGCTAG
- a CDS encoding Hint domain-containing protein: MSYLIQAFTFDSPVPVLGGFPLTYQSGALFSQAQRTDIYLADPGDSFDRIVDFNAGGQELLEDLDLGQGEVINAGTPLTFRVNTVSEVLQPGTNHLYYVFIPHQATGSINSPAPLGGGRTVFVIAAKGTPPLDPQKDYNWDIGNNLNRLSTDHTAIPCFATGTLIDTANGMRAVETLVAGDLVRTRDRGLRPVAWAGGRHLPARELDAAPHLRPILIRSGALGPGLPAHDLTVSPQHRVLIHSKIAARLVGQAEALVAAKHLCGLPGIAVLNPGGGVGYHHLLFDRHELVWSNGCWTESLFTGPQAMAALGSAARREIRAILPQLFDGTAPTGARQFLTGREGRELTRRHLKHGRALVMQADD; the protein is encoded by the coding sequence ATGTCTTATCTGATCCAGGCCTTTACCTTCGACAGCCCGGTGCCGGTCTTAGGTGGCTTCCCCCTCACCTATCAAAGCGGAGCGCTGTTTTCCCAAGCGCAGCGGACCGACATATACCTCGCGGACCCCGGCGACAGCTTCGATCGTATCGTCGACTTCAATGCTGGCGGGCAAGAACTGCTGGAAGATCTTGACCTTGGTCAGGGCGAGGTGATCAACGCCGGCACGCCGTTGACCTTTCGCGTCAACACCGTCAGCGAGGTTTTGCAGCCGGGGACGAACCATCTTTATTACGTGTTCATTCCGCATCAGGCCACCGGCTCGATTAACTCTCCCGCACCGCTTGGCGGCGGACGCACGGTCTTTGTCATCGCGGCGAAGGGGACCCCGCCCCTCGACCCCCAGAAAGACTACAACTGGGACATCGGCAACAACCTTAACCGGCTGTCCACCGACCACACAGCAATCCCCTGCTTCGCCACCGGCACCCTGATCGACACCGCGAACGGGATGCGCGCGGTCGAGACGCTGGTGGCGGGGGATCTGGTGCGGACGCGGGATCGGGGGCTGCGTCCGGTGGCCTGGGCCGGCGGGCGGCACCTGCCGGCGCGAGAGCTGGACGCCGCCCCGCATCTGCGCCCGATCCTGATCCGGTCCGGCGCGCTTGGGCCGGGGCTGCCGGCGCATGATCTGACCGTCTCGCCGCAGCATCGGGTGCTGATTCACTCGAAGATCGCCGCCCGTCTGGTCGGGCAGGCCGAGGCGCTGGTGGCGGCCAAGCATCTGTGCGGTCTGCCGGGGATCGCGGTGCTGAATCCCGGCGGCGGGGTCGGCTATCACCACCTGCTGTTCGACCGGCACGAGCTGGTCTGGTCGAACGGATGCTGGACCGAATCGCTGTTCACCGGGCCGCAGGCGATGGCCGCCCTTGGCAGCGCCGCCCGCCGCGAGATTAGGGCGATCCTGCCGCAACTGTTCGACGGCACCGCCCCCACCGGCGCGCGCCAGTTTCTGACCGGCCGCGAGGGCCGAGAGCTGACGCGCCGCCACCTCAAGCACGGCCGCGCCTTGGTGATGCAGGCGGACGACTGA
- the ilvD gene encoding dihydroxy-acid dehydratase yields the protein MPAYRSRTSTHGRNMAGARGLWRATGMKDDDFGKPIIAIVNSFTQFVPGHVHLKDLGQLVAREVEKSGGVAKEFNTIAVDDGIAMGHDGMLYSLPSREIIADSVEYMVNAHCADAMVCISNCDKITPGMLNAAMRLNIPAIFVSGGPMEAGKVVLQDGKLQSLDLVDAMVAAADDSMSDADVLAIEQNACPTCGSCSGMFTANSMNCLTEALGLSLPGNGSTLATHSDRQRLFEEAGQRIVGLARRWYDQDDASVLPRNIANRRAFENAMSLDIAMGGSTNTVLHILAAAHEGGIDFDLQDIDELSRRVPCLSKVAPAKEDVHMEDVHRAGGIMAILGQLERGGLIHRDTPTVHAATLGEAIDQWDISRSTDEAVHRFYSAAPGGVPTQTAFSQSQRWESLDLDRKDGIIRSVEAPFSADGGLAVLRGNIAPDGCIVKTAGVDDSILTFAGPAVVYESQDAAVSGILTGKVKAGDVVVIRYEGPKGGPGMQEMLYPTSYLKSKGLGAECALVTDGRFSGGTSGLSIGHCSPEAAQRGDIGLVRNGDRIEIDIPNRTIHIAVPEDELAARRAEQDRLGWKPAEPRKRNVTTALRAYATFAASADKGAVRVLPE from the coding sequence ATGCCCGCCTATCGTTCTCGCACCTCGACCCATGGCCGCAACATGGCCGGCGCGCGCGGGTTGTGGCGCGCCACCGGCATGAAGGACGATGATTTCGGCAAGCCGATCATCGCCATCGTCAACAGCTTCACCCAGTTCGTGCCCGGACACGTCCACCTGAAGGATCTGGGCCAGCTGGTCGCGCGCGAGGTCGAGAAATCCGGCGGCGTGGCCAAGGAATTCAACACCATCGCCGTCGATGACGGCATCGCCATGGGCCATGACGGGATGCTGTATTCCCTGCCCTCGCGCGAGATCATCGCCGATTCGGTGGAATACATGGTCAACGCCCATTGCGCCGACGCGATGGTCTGCATCTCGAACTGCGACAAGATCACCCCCGGCATGCTGAACGCGGCCATGCGGCTGAACATCCCCGCGATCTTCGTCTCGGGCGGCCCGATGGAGGCCGGCAAGGTCGTGCTGCAGGACGGCAAGCTGCAATCGCTGGATCTGGTCGATGCGATGGTGGCCGCCGCCGATGACAGCATGAGCGATGCCGATGTGCTGGCGATCGAGCAGAATGCCTGCCCGACCTGCGGATCGTGTTCGGGCATGTTTACCGCGAACTCGATGAACTGCCTGACCGAGGCGCTTGGCCTGTCGCTGCCGGGCAACGGCTCGACGCTCGCCACCCATTCCGACCGTCAGCGTCTGTTCGAAGAGGCCGGGCAGCGCATCGTCGGGCTGGCGCGCCGCTGGTATGACCAGGATGACGCCAGCGTGTTGCCGCGCAACATCGCCAACCGCCGCGCGTTCGAAAACGCCATGTCGCTGGACATCGCGATGGGCGGGTCGACCAATACCGTGCTGCACATCCTCGCCGCCGCGCATGAGGGCGGGATCGACTTCGACCTGCAGGATATCGACGAATTGTCGCGCCGCGTGCCGTGCCTGTCCAAGGTCGCCCCCGCCAAGGAGGACGTCCATATGGAGGACGTCCACCGCGCCGGCGGCATCATGGCGATCCTCGGCCAGCTGGAACGGGGCGGGCTGATCCATCGCGACACGCCGACTGTTCACGCCGCCACATTGGGCGAGGCCATCGACCAATGGGACATCTCGCGCAGCACGGACGAGGCGGTGCATCGCTTCTATTCCGCCGCGCCGGGCGGGGTGCCGACGCAGACCGCGTTCTCGCAATCGCAGCGGTGGGAGTCGCTCGATCTCGACCGCAAGGACGGGATCATCCGTTCGGTCGAGGCGCCCTTTTCGGCCGATGGCGGGCTGGCGGTGCTGCGCGGCAACATCGCGCCCGACGGCTGCATCGTGAAGACGGCGGGGGTGGACGATTCGATCCTGACCTTCGCCGGCCCGGCGGTCGTCTATGAAAGCCAGGACGCGGCGGTCAGCGGCATCCTGACCGGCAAGGTCAAGGCCGGCGATGTCGTGGTGATCCGTTATGAAGGTCCGAAGGGCGGGCCGGGCATGCAAGAGATGCTGTATCCGACCAGTTACCTGAAATCCAAGGGTCTGGGCGCGGAATGTGCGCTGGTGACCGATGGCCGCTTTTCGGGCGGGACGTCGGGGCTGTCGATCGGCCATTGCTCGCCCGAGGCGGCGCAGCGCGGCGATATCGGGCTGGTCCGCAATGGCGACCGGATCGAGATCGACATCCCCAACCGCACCATCCACATCGCCGTCCCCGAGGATGAACTCGCCGCACGTCGCGCCGAACAGGACCGTCTGGGCTGGAAACCGGCCGAGCCGCGCAAGCGCAACGTGACCACCGCGCTGCGCGCCTACGCCACCTTTGCCGCCAGCGCCGACAAGGGCGCGGTGCGGGTGCTGCCGGAGTAA
- the gmk gene encoding guanylate kinase: MDRTGLLIILSSPSGAGKTTLARRLIDWDPTLAFSVSATTRPPRPGEVHGRHYHFTTREDFAQQAGDAQMLEHAEVFGNLYGTPRAPVEAAMQAGRDTLFDVDWQGGQQIRASALGGHVVSIFILPPSLAELERRLISRRQDAPQVIAARMSKSRDEISHWAEYDYVLINDDLDTSFQQLVAILTAERLRRERQKGLGTFVKALMEG; this comes from the coding sequence ATGGACCGGACCGGGCTACTCATCATCCTCTCATCTCCTTCGGGGGCGGGGAAAACCACGCTGGCGCGGCGGCTGATCGACTGGGACCCGACGCTGGCCTTCTCGGTTTCGGCCACCACCCGCCCGCCACGGCCGGGCGAGGTGCATGGCCGCCATTACCACTTCACCACGCGCGAGGATTTCGCCCAGCAGGCCGGCGACGCGCAGATGCTGGAACATGCCGAGGTGTTCGGGAACCTTTATGGCACGCCCCGCGCCCCGGTCGAGGCGGCGATGCAGGCCGGGCGCGACACGCTGTTCGACGTGGACTGGCAGGGCGGCCAGCAGATCCGCGCCTCGGCCCTGGGCGGGCATGTGGTGTCGATCTTCATCCTGCCGCCCTCGCTGGCGGAGCTGGAGCGGCGGCTGATCTCGCGCAGGCAGGACGCGCCGCAGGTCATCGCCGCGCGGATGTCGAAAAGCCGCGATGAGATTTCCCATTGGGCCGAATATGATTATGTGCTGATAAACGACGATCTGGACACCAGCTTCCAGCAGCTGGTCGCGATCCTGACCGCCGAGCGGCTGCGGCGCGAACGGCAGAAGGGTCTGGGAACATTCGTCAAGGCGCTGATGGAGGGCTGA
- the proB gene encoding glutamate 5-kinase gives MAALTPDIAAARRLVVKIGSALLVGPEGLRVDWLRGLCDDVAAWRARGADVVLVSSGSIALGRRVLGLAPGALALEQAQAAAAVGQIRLARAYEEALAPHGVTTAQILVTLDDITDRRRYLNSRATMQALLAAGVVPIVNENDTVATDEMRYGDNDRLAAQIAVTAGADQLLLLSDVDGLYTANPKTEPDAVHLPVVEHLTPEVEAMGGDPISGLSRGGMKTKLLAARTAVAGGCAMAIAEGSVQRPISAVAKGARVTWFLPDGDPQLARKRWIAAMKPRGELHVDAGAEAALHSGKSLLPAGVTRVEGRFGRGEPVAITGPSGATLARGLVRYTADEARIIAGHRSTEIAALLGYAARAALVHRDDMVV, from the coding sequence GTGGCAGCCCTGACACCCGATATCGCGGCCGCCCGGCGGCTGGTGGTCAAGATCGGCTCGGCCCTGCTGGTCGGGCCCGAGGGGCTGCGCGTCGACTGGCTGCGCGGGCTGTGCGACGATGTCGCGGCGTGGCGGGCGCGGGGGGCCGATGTGGTGCTCGTCTCGTCCGGCTCGATCGCGCTGGGTCGGCGGGTGCTGGGGCTGGCGCCGGGGGCGCTGGCGCTGGAACAGGCGCAGGCGGCGGCGGCGGTGGGGCAGATCCGCCTTGCCCGCGCCTACGAAGAGGCGCTTGCGCCGCACGGCGTCACCACGGCGCAGATCCTCGTGACGCTCGACGACATCACCGACCGCCGCCGCTATCTGAACAGCCGCGCGACCATGCAGGCGCTGCTGGCCGCCGGCGTGGTGCCCATTGTCAATGAAAACGACACCGTCGCCACGGATGAGATGCGCTATGGCGACAATGACCGGCTGGCCGCGCAGATCGCGGTCACGGCGGGGGCCGATCAACTGCTGCTGCTGTCGGATGTGGACGGGCTGTATACCGCCAACCCCAAGACCGAGCCCGACGCGGTGCATCTGCCGGTTGTCGAGCATCTGACGCCAGAGGTCGAGGCGATGGGCGGCGATCCGATCTCGGGGCTGTCGCGGGGCGGGATGAAGACCAAGCTGCTGGCCGCGCGCACCGCGGTTGCCGGCGGCTGCGCGATGGCGATTGCCGAGGGCTCGGTCCAGCGACCGATCAGCGCGGTCGCTAAGGGCGCGCGGGTGACGTGGTTCCTGCCCGACGGCGACCCGCAACTGGCGCGCAAACGCTGGATCGCGGCGATGAAGCCGCGCGGGGAACTGCATGTCGATGCCGGGGCCGAGGCGGCGCTGCACAGCGGCAAATCCCTGCTGCCGGCGGGCGTGACGCGGGTCGAGGGCCGCTTTGGCCGGGGCGAGCCGGTGGCGATCACCGGCCCGTCCGGCGCCACGCTGGCGCGCGGGCTGGTCCGCTATACCGCGGATGAAGCCCGCATCATCGCCGGCCACCGCAGCACCGAGATCGCCGCGCTGCTCGGCTACGCCGCCCGCGCCGCCCTGGTGCATCGGGATGATATGGTGGTGTGA
- the gatC gene encoding Asp-tRNA(Asn)/Glu-tRNA(Gln) amidotransferase subunit GatC → MSITEDEARKVAHLARIAVDQSHLPALAAELSHMLQFMEQLNEVDVEGVEPMTGVTPMRLKLRKDVVSDGNYQQKVLANAPDAREGFFAVPKVVE, encoded by the coding sequence ATGTCCATCACTGAAGATGAGGCGCGCAAGGTCGCGCATCTGGCCCGCATCGCGGTCGATCAGAGCCATCTGCCGGCGCTCGCGGCCGAGCTGAGCCATATGCTGCAGTTCATGGAGCAGCTGAACGAGGTGGATGTGGAGGGCGTCGAGCCGATGACCGGGGTCACGCCGATGCGCCTCAAGCTGCGCAAGGATGTGGTCAGCGACGGGAATTATCAGCAGAAAGTGCTGGCCAACGCTCCCGATGCCCGCGAAGGCTTCTTTGCCGTGCCGAAGGTGGTGGAATGA
- the gatA gene encoding Asp-tRNA(Asn)/Glu-tRNA(Gln) amidotransferase subunit GatA, giving the protein MSALNELTIAEARDAMRAGKLSAVELTEACLAAVEGAGALNAFVHQTPDLALEMARAADHRIKAGDGAAMTGIPVGIKDLFCTRGVPTQAASGILEGFRPEYESAVTQNLWDAGAVMLGKLNMDEFAMGSSNETSVYGNAVNPWRVGETALTPGGSSGGSAAAVAADLCLGATGTDTGGSIRQPAAFTGIVGLKPTYGRVSRWGTIAFASSLDQAGPMTRTVRDAAIMLGAMASADDRDSTCTDLPVPDYEAALTGDIRGKKIGIPREYRMDGMGAEIEALWQKGADMLRDAGAEIVEISLPHTRYALPAYYVIAPAEASSNLARYDGVRYGHRARLGAGDGIVQMYEKTRAEGFGPEVQRRVMIGTYVLSAGFYDAYYNRARKVRALIKRDFDQAYAAGVDAILTPATPSAAFGLGEMAGKDPVEMYLNDVFTVTVNLAGLPGISVPVGLNADGLPLGLQLIGRPFAEAELLNHASVLERAAGFVGRPDKWW; this is encoded by the coding sequence ATGAGCGCGCTGAACGAATTGACCATTGCCGAGGCCCGCGACGCCATGCGCGCCGGCAAGCTGTCCGCGGTCGAGCTGACCGAGGCTTGTCTTGCCGCTGTCGAAGGTGCTGGGGCGCTGAACGCCTTTGTCCACCAGACCCCGGATCTGGCGCTGGAAATGGCGCGGGCGGCCGATCACCGCATCAAGGCCGGCGACGGCGCGGCGATGACCGGGATTCCGGTCGGCATCAAGGACCTGTTCTGCACGCGCGGCGTGCCCACCCAGGCCGCGAGCGGGATTCTGGAAGGCTTCCGTCCCGAATACGAATCCGCCGTGACCCAGAACCTGTGGGATGCCGGCGCGGTCATGCTGGGCAAGCTGAACATGGACGAGTTCGCCATGGGCAGTTCCAACGAGACCAGCGTCTATGGCAATGCGGTCAACCCGTGGCGCGTGGGCGAGACGGCGTTGACGCCTGGCGGGTCTTCGGGCGGTTCGGCGGCGGCGGTGGCGGCGGATCTGTGTCTGGGCGCGACCGGCACCGATACCGGCGGCTCGATCCGCCAGCCGGCGGCGTTCACCGGAATCGTGGGGCTGAAGCCCACCTATGGCCGGGTCAGCCGCTGGGGGACCATCGCCTTTGCCTCGTCGCTGGATCAGGCCGGGCCGATGACGCGGACGGTGCGCGATGCGGCAATCATGCTGGGCGCGATGGCCTCGGCCGATGACCGCGACTCGACCTGCACCGATCTTCCGGTCCCGGATTACGAGGCTGCGCTGACCGGCGACATCCGCGGCAAGAAGATCGGCATCCCGCGCGAATACCGCATGGACGGCATGGGCGCCGAGATCGAGGCCCTGTGGCAGAAGGGCGCCGACATGCTGCGCGATGCGGGCGCCGAGATCGTCGAGATCTCGCTGCCCCATACCCGCTACGCGCTGCCCGCCTATTACGTGATCGCCCCGGCCGAGGCGTCGTCGAACCTGGCCCGCTATGACGGGGTGCGCTATGGCCACCGCGCGCGGCTGGGCGCCGGGGACGGCATCGTGCAGATGTATGAAAAGACTCGCGCCGAAGGCTTTGGCCCCGAGGTGCAGCGCCGGGTGATGATCGGCACCTATGTGCTGTCGGCGGGGTTCTATGACGCCTATTACAACCGCGCCCGCAAGGTCCGGGCGCTGATCAAGCGCGACTTCGACCAGGCGTATGCCGCGGGCGTGGACGCGATCCTGACCCCCGCCACGCCCTCGGCCGCGTTCGGGCTGGGCGAGATGGCGGGCAAGGACCCGGTCGAGATGTATCTCAACGACGTCTTCACGGTGACGGTGAACCTTGCCGGTCTGCCGGGCATCTCGGTGCCGGTCGGGCTGAACGCCGACGGTCTGCCGCTGGGGCTGCAATTGATCGGGCGGCCCTTTGCCGAGGCCGAACTGCTGAATCATGCCAGTGTTCTGGAGCGTGCCGCAGGCTTTGTCGGCCGGCCGGACAAATGGTGGTAA
- the obgE gene encoding GTPase ObgE: MKFLDLAKVHIRSGGGGAGAVSFRREKFIEFGGPDGGDGGRGGDVVVEAVEGLNTLIDFRYQQHFFARNGQHGMGRQRTGASGEDIVLRVPVGTEILDEDQETVIADMTEVGQRVVLARGGNGGFGNLHFKSSTNRAPRNANPGQPGVERVIWLRLKLIADAGLVGLPNAGKSTFLAATSNARPKIADYPFTTLHPNLGVVGIDGREFVMADIPGLIEGASEGRGIGDRFLGHVERCAVLLHLIDATSDDVVGDAQTVLTELAAYSPVLMAKPRVTALNKIDAVDPDDLAEGRAALEAALDGPVLLMSGVTHEGLTEVLRALWVQIAPTRHVQTEETGRWQP, translated from the coding sequence CGGCGGCCCGGACGGCGGCGATGGCGGGCGCGGCGGCGATGTCGTGGTCGAGGCGGTCGAGGGGCTGAACACGCTGATCGATTTCCGCTATCAGCAGCATTTCTTCGCCCGCAACGGCCAGCACGGGATGGGCCGGCAGCGGACCGGCGCCTCGGGCGAGGACATCGTGCTGCGCGTGCCGGTCGGGACAGAGATCCTCGACGAGGATCAGGAGACGGTGATCGCCGACATGACCGAGGTCGGGCAGCGCGTCGTGCTGGCGCGCGGCGGCAATGGCGGCTTTGGCAACCTGCACTTCAAATCCTCGACCAACCGCGCGCCGCGCAACGCCAATCCGGGCCAGCCGGGGGTTGAGCGCGTGATCTGGCTGCGCCTCAAGCTGATCGCGGATGCGGGGCTGGTGGGGCTGCCGAATGCCGGGAAATCGACCTTCCTCGCCGCGACCTCGAACGCCCGGCCCAAGATCGCGGACTACCCCTTCACCACGCTGCACCCCAATCTGGGCGTCGTGGGCATCGACGGGCGCGAGTTCGTGATGGCCGATATTCCCGGCCTGATCGAGGGCGCCAGCGAGGGGCGCGGGATCGGCGACCGCTTTCTGGGTCATGTCGAGCGCTGCGCGGTGCTGCTGCATCTGATCGACGCCACCTCGGACGATGTGGTGGGCGATGCGCAGACCGTGCTGACCGAACTGGCCGCCTATTCCCCGGTGCTGATGGCCAAGCCCCGCGTCACCGCGTTGAACAAGATCGACGCGGTCGACCCGGACGATCTGGCCGAGGGCCGCGCGGCGCTCGAAGCGGCGCTGGACGGGCCGGTGCTGTTGATGTCGGGCGTCACCCATGAGGGGCTGACCGAGGTGCTGCGCGCGCTGTGGGTGCAGATCGCGCCCACGCGCCATGTCCAGACCGAGGAGACGGGCCGGTGGCAGCCCTGA